Proteins encoded by one window of Pseudochaenichthys georgianus chromosome 9, fPseGeo1.2, whole genome shotgun sequence:
- the LOC117452798 gene encoding polyubiquitin-like — translation MDLTISLMNGSSHTLRVCPHDTVGSLKILIQQKLGIACESQKLVFVNGSSTTLNNDSATLESYGLHSGARVNLLVTTLAIIQVFLKNEKGVSSTYDIKPDETVSHFRSRVEERERVPVSQQRLLHESREMNEGKLSDYNVRANSTIFLNLRLRGG, via the coding sequence ATGGATCTAACCATCAGTCTGATGAATGGGAGCTCCCATACCCTGAGGGTGTGCCCGCATGACACAGTGGGCTCTCTGAAAATACTCATCCAGCAGAAACTAGGGATTGCATGTGAGTCCCAGAAGCTGGTCTTTGTGAACGGCTCTAGCACAACTCTCAACAACGACTCTGCGACCCTCGAGTCCTACGGCCTGCACTCCGGGGCCAGGGTGAACCTGCTGGTGACCACACTGGCTATAATCCAGGTGTTCCTCAAAAACGAGAAGGGGGTGAGCAGCACGTATGACATCAAACCGGATGAGACGGTGAGCCACTTCAGgagcagggtggaggagagagaGCGGGTCCCGGTGAGCCAGCAGAGGCTCCTCCACGAGAGCAGAGAGATGAACGAGGGGAAACTCTCCGACTACAACGTCCGAGCAAATAGCACCATCTTCCTGAACCTGCGGCTGAGAGGAGGCTGA